One window of the Thermomicrobiales bacterium genome contains the following:
- a CDS encoding Xaa-Pro peptidase family protein — translation MTERIDRVRGLLAERGYDGLIVSKPANIRYLTGATGTAAELLVTANDLLLLNSFVDITENGETAPDVPQATRTNSAADMATAVHSRGLQRVGIETHHLSHDTYITYQQSLDGVELCSSGGMVEDLRAVKDEGEIDLIQQGMQVNDLGVQYVRDHAREGMTEFELGVGLETAMREAGADGLGFLIVQFGENAAKPHHRFSQRALRQGDFILIDIGALHQGYGSDTTRTLVFGEPTERQRAVYEAVHRAQAAALSAVRAGVTGESVHQASADVIREAGYAAYYGHGVGHAINEGPRLAPSSTDILRPGHVVTIEPGIYIAEWGGVRVEDTVVVTEGGYRNLARFPKDLTIISAR, via the coding sequence ATGACAGAGCGCATCGACCGCGTGCGCGGGTTGCTTGCCGAGCGCGGCTATGACGGGCTGATCGTCAGTAAGCCAGCCAACATCCGGTATCTTACCGGCGCAACCGGCACGGCAGCCGAACTGCTGGTAACCGCGAACGACCTGTTGTTGCTGAACAGCTTCGTGGATATCACCGAGAACGGTGAGACCGCGCCGGACGTGCCACAAGCAACCCGGACGAACTCAGCCGCGGACATGGCCACGGCGGTACATTCACGCGGACTCCAGCGGGTAGGGATCGAGACGCACCATCTGTCCCACGACACCTACATCACCTATCAGCAGTCGCTGGATGGGGTCGAGTTGTGTTCATCCGGAGGGATGGTCGAGGATCTGCGGGCCGTCAAGGATGAGGGCGAGATCGATCTGATCCAGCAGGGTATGCAGGTAAACGATCTCGGCGTTCAGTATGTCAGGGACCATGCTCGGGAAGGAATGACCGAGTTCGAGCTTGGTGTCGGGCTCGAGACTGCCATGCGTGAGGCGGGCGCCGACGGACTGGGCTTTCTCATTGTGCAGTTTGGCGAGAACGCCGCCAAGCCACACCATCGCTTCAGCCAGCGTGCGCTGAGGCAGGGCGACTTCATCCTCATCGACATCGGCGCTCTCCACCAGGGATATGGCTCTGACACAACGAGAACGCTCGTATTCGGTGAGCCGACCGAGCGCCAGCGCGCCGTCTATGAAGCGGTGCATCGCGCTCAGGCAGCAGCCCTTTCCGCTGTCCGTGCAGGAGTAACTGGCGAGAGTGTGCATCAGGCCTCGGCGGACGTGATCCGAGAGGCGGGGTACGCGGCCTACTACGGCCACGGTGTTGGCCACGCGATCAACGAGGGGCCACGCCTCGCGCCATCATCGACCGACATCCTTCGTCCGGGACACGTCGTCACGATCGAGCCGGGCATCTACATCGCCGAGTGGGGAGGGGTCCGCGTCGAAGACACGGTCGTTGTGACTGAGGGCGGATATCGAAATCTGGCGCGGTTCCCGAAGGACCTTACGATCATCTCAGCGCGATAA
- a CDS encoding Xaa-Pro peptidase family protein encodes MISGRVERVAKELARRELDAIIVTEPTSRYYLTGWKMDDTQVGELAYWVLAGPDSLTILTGQNNLSEAIEAAPGSKIIGIAPQDRGKNASMIAALIQEAGYKRVGIDDVHLGANYYLQLTESLPPHIELTPAADLIRTVRAVKEPGEIELLREAIRLTDEAYMALREWITAGTTEKQVAWFLERHMRDRGADGIGFGTIVAAGPAGAVPHHEPTDRPIEAGEPVVLDFGGTYEGYTADLTRTFCIGEPRDQQLIDIHTAVLASLTRGMAALRAGDRCDGPTAVATHEVESRGFTVSHPGGHGIGLQIHELPSGPMVLRENMVMTFEPAVYIDGWGGVRIEDNVLITADGPVVLTMSPHDLVI; translated from the coding sequence ATGATTTCAGGTCGCGTTGAACGCGTAGCCAAGGAGCTTGCCCGCCGGGAGCTCGACGCCATTATCGTGACGGAGCCAACCAGCCGGTACTACCTGACGGGCTGGAAGATGGACGATACGCAGGTCGGGGAGTTGGCATACTGGGTGCTGGCCGGTCCCGATAGCCTGACGATCCTGACCGGGCAGAATAACCTGTCCGAGGCGATCGAGGCAGCGCCAGGATCGAAGATCATCGGGATCGCACCTCAGGACCGTGGCAAGAACGCATCGATGATCGCGGCGCTCATTCAGGAGGCCGGCTACAAGCGCGTCGGTATCGACGATGTGCATCTGGGCGCCAACTACTATCTCCAACTCACCGAGTCGCTTCCTCCTCACATCGAACTGACGCCAGCCGCAGATCTCATCCGCACGGTTCGAGCGGTGAAAGAGCCGGGCGAGATTGAGCTACTGCGCGAAGCGATCCGGCTGACGGACGAGGCTTACATGGCGCTGCGCGAGTGGATTACCGCGGGGACGACCGAGAAGCAGGTGGCGTGGTTCCTGGAGCGACACATGCGTGATCGCGGCGCCGACGGCATCGGCTTCGGGACGATCGTCGCGGCTGGGCCGGCCGGCGCGGTGCCACACCATGAGCCGACCGACCGGCCGATTGAGGCGGGAGAACCGGTGGTTCTCGACTTCGGAGGAACCTACGAAGGCTACACGGCCGATCTCACACGGACATTCTGTATTGGTGAGCCACGCGATCAGCAACTCATCGACATCCACACGGCGGTGCTCGCGTCACTCACCAGAGGGATGGCGGCCCTGCGCGCCGGGGATCGCTGCGACGGACCTACGGCAGTGGCCACCCATGAGGTGGAAAGTCGGGGGTTTACCGTGAGCCATCCGGGCGGGCACGGGATCGGACTTCAGATCCACGAGCTTCCCAGTGGCCCGATGGTCCTCCGGGAGAACATGGTGATGACATTCGAGCCGGCAGTCTATATTGACGGCTGGGGCGGGGTTCGGATCGAGGACAACGTCCTGATCACGGCAGATGGTCCAGTCGTTCTCACAATGAGCCCGCATGACCTCGTCATCTGA